ACAAAAAGAAATAGCTTATacaataagtaaatttataaagtaatttcgGATTTCTTACTAACAATCATGATGCACAAATATCTATAGATACATACGTACCagccaaaaatattaaaatttgacgcAAATTTATGTCTTAAGGCATAAATGCACCACAATATGCATAAATCTGtggtaataaatattcttataataagattaataaagaaaacacCTTTTCATATAATGTTATTTGCAGGGAATATTGGATTAAAACGTAGTGCCACAAGTACTCCAAACAAAAATGGTGTATGTACATCAAAACCAAATTGTTCTAAAACAGTCGAAGAGAATGGTTAgtgatgttttttattttagcattgTCATAAGCATacagagatattttatacttctcCTTTTTTACAGTAAATAATGACGAGATTCCAGTCTCACGTGAAGATGATTTTGATTGTcatgatgataaaaaaaaagatatgtcCGACAGGACATATGAGCCGCATATGGATATGGATAGGGATTCATCTGATTGTAAGTCAGTTTGTGTACACTCTCTTTATACATCAATTACAACTTCTTtgattcttttttacattttaatttggtttttcaCAGAGAGTTCAGAAGCTGACGAAAACACAAGTCTGGAGAACATAACTGAAGAGGAAAAACCAAATGAGGACGATCCAGTTCAAACAGATACAGCCGCCGACACAGATGGAAGAAGAACAGGCATCATAGGTACCATTTACTATATTCATGAgtacaatattatttgtatagtttgatgaatattaaatttaatatatttcttggTTTTCAGCACTTTTGAAacaaatgtatgaaaaaactaaaaaaatagaGCAAAGGCAGACAAACTTGGAAAACAATATCGAAGAGATTAAGCAACTTCTACTTTCTAGAACAGAGACTTTGACTCACCCTAAAGATTTACCAAAACTGCCTCTACAAGCTTATGCTGATTCCAAACACTTGGAGGGAAAAATAAATCGAGAAGAGTCACAGAAAGACTATGTTGTaagtataaaaaagttattaattattcagtGTTCTCtgctttttattaacattgttatATCTTTTTCAGATTAAAAGAGTGTGTCTAGCTGCTAGAGGGACCAGTGATAAAGAATGCGCCAAGCGAGTGATGGAAAAATTAATGTCCAATCATGTTGGTACCTTTTACACTTGGCAGGGAAGTGGCGGAAGAAAAGATTCATTTAAAAACACTGTTATGATGGAGACTGTAAGACATAAGTATCTTTTAATTCTGTTATGTTTATATTCACTCTACTCGTGCCACCAAAACTGTTTTTGTCTTCCGCAGTTGCAATAAAGAAACTTCGTCAGCATGTGGATATGGGTACTGCTGAAGACGCAATAAAAGACTGGCTCAAATCAAGAAAATTTGCCAAGAATAATGCTATTCCTAATATTGAAtagaatctgaaaaaaaatgtatccattttatttttaagatttgtaATAAACGtctaagttatatatatatatatatatatgtttggcAAGCATCACATCAAATCAAACAAACTGcctcagtaaaaaatttttaagataaaaaaatttaagattaccTTTCTGtgtcttaaaaaattttgactgaGACAGTCTTGTTTGATACGATGTGATTCTagcttatataatatattttattttccgtGAAACACGTTTTCGAGAAACGTTTCACTAACGTTTTCGAGAAACGTTTCACTACCGTTAAGAACGTTAGGCAAACGTTTAACCAGGTGGACATTTGCACCTTTTATGAACGTTATGGTTCGAACGGTCCTGAAACGTTTAAATAACGTTTATGTGTTGGTGgggtttgaattaaaaatacttacttgataatattcaaaattgcgCCCGTGCTTCTGAAAGTTGTATACAAGTGTCACTgcacaaagtaattaataataacgctTAATAATAACTgcacaaagtaattaataataacgcaATAGCACACCGTGCAAACATGCAGCTTCATTTTTTTCCGAATGTCCAGTAAGCAAGGAAGGAAAAATGTTTTAGGCAGAAAATTGAGAGTCGTattgaagtattaaaaattgtacgGAATATTAAAGACCGCCAGGCATTAGGGCGCATCAagtacttgaaaataaaatgctgCCAGTTGAACAAGTACCAGCTGTAAAACGGCATAGTCCATGaatctgaaaatatattattatacatgtattaattatcatataaaataatagaaatatataaaacatgttgtatattatatagcgctcataaatatttttaaaataaactgttgttttgaaaataagtaaatcaagaaaatgtaatctaaactgtttaaaagtttacaaaaaaccgaagcattataatttttttgtagattttgtaaaaaaaatttattataagaatttacTTTGTAAATGTACTTTTCCGATAAATTTATCTATCCTTGcaaataaatcaagaaaatccgcaaaaaaaaaagaaaaaactgtttttcttctgagtttttgaaacaataaaatttaatataaaatttcttaatgttacatttatattcaAGTTTTCATAATTGGTTtagctaaaaattattttttttatttaaagatgtattatatttttacaaatgtgttaatgtctatacttaaaaaaattcccTTAGAACAcatatctttcttttattaaaataaattgtgatttAAGTAGAAAATTgctggtaaaattttttttacttttaagtataatatagtacaatctgtaatttttctttatttttttataatttttattttaaaaataaatgtagataatacatctttaaaaatttaataaacctAAACATTTATtcagttaataatattaatataatattgtttctcATTAGAAAAGTGATGCTGAAATTAAAAGAAcactctaaaaattttaaagaaagccTAATTCATGTTTTAGCTGAAAGAAAGCAAgctttatttatgattttgatGTAGAATAAATCGACTTAGAATTATTATGGGTTATAttctcaattaataattaaatatctatttagtCTTTAACTAAAAATGGACAAAATCGTTTATTAGTTGATTACTTGTtagtaaaaagataaaagtcaTTTACTTCCTTTATCTCcatttttctcaattatttatGTCTTTTTACCAAATATCCTATCTCATCATCAACTAGATTTTCAGAgaggttaattttttttactcctAAATATTAACTGAAAAATTGAATTAGTATTCaaattacaaagatttaatACAGAAAAAcccataaaaatgttttcgaaATCTATaggttaaaataacatttaataagacgTTATAaacaattcatttattttacattaaaatagtgttagttTAGTTATTTTATCACATTGCAAACCATTGACATAAAAaagtgtaaattaatttttcattaatggATGAATTCTCATCCAGCAtagtgttaattataaaaagcacTTTaggattaattttctttattcaaataaattaatactaaacttataaaaaatttttaaattttaatatcgcaaaatgtttattagtttttgtatTACACAaaacaaacacatttttcaaattgactgacacaatttttcagaaactaCTCAAGTACGTTTAATTTTtgcgtatataatatatatttgtttattgcccgaattaaaattaataaaaaatattgcaaattattaaaataacatggttataaagaataaatattgcttttttaattgattaaatttaacttatataaaaagaaagtgaATTTATAGATATTGTAATAACCTTTTGGGCAGCAAACAAATATTGTTCACTTGAATTAGAGCAATGTCATAACTAAAAAAACAAGGTTTCCatcaaaaaataaactataaatcataaaaatattaaattattaaaatcatgaaaatattatttctttatacgtTTTTGGAGTATTTAGTTATAgta
This region of Solenopsis invicta isolate M01_SB unplaced genomic scaffold, UNIL_Sinv_3.0 scaffold_790, whole genome shotgun sequence genomic DNA includes:
- the LOC105204280 gene encoding uncharacterized protein LOC105204280 isoform X1, which codes for MHHNMHKSVVINILIIRLIKKTPFHIMLFAGNIGLKRSATSTPNKNGVCTSKPNCSKTVEENVNNDEIPVSREDDFDCHDDKKKDMSDRTYEPHMDMDRDSSDCKSVCVHSLYTSITTSLILFYILIWFFTESSEADENTSLENITEEEKPNEDDPVQTDTAADTDGRRTGIIALLKQMYEKTKKIEQRQTNLENNIEEIKQLLLSRTETLTHPKDLPKLPLQAYADSKHLEGKINREESQKDYVIKRVCLAARGTSDKECAKRVMEKLMSNHVGTFYTWQGSGGRKDSFKNTVMMETVRHKYLLILLCLYSLYSCHQNCFCLPQLQ
- the LOC105204280 gene encoding uncharacterized protein LOC105204280 isoform X2, translating into MHHNMHKSVVINILIIRLIKKTPFHIMLFAGNIGLKRSATSTPNKNGVCTSKPNCSKTVEENVNNDEIPVSREDDFDCHDDKKKDMSDRTYEPHMDMDRDSSDCKSVCVHSLYTSITTSLILFYILIWFFTESSEADENTSLENITEEEKPNEDDPVQTDTAADTDGRRTGIIALLKQMYEKTKKIEQRQTNLENNIEEIKQLLLSRTETLTHPKDLPKLPLQAYADSKHLEGKINREESQKDYVIKRVCLAARGTSDKECAKRVMEKLMSNHVGTFYTWQGSGGRKDSFKNTVMMETLQ